The following proteins are encoded in a genomic region of Columba livia isolate bColLiv1 breed racing homer chromosome 17, bColLiv1.pat.W.v2, whole genome shotgun sequence:
- the LOC135575617 gene encoding protein PRQFV-amide-like has protein sequence MGQKEDLSLQVPAGISMGKIHRSFMGKIHRSFMGKIHRSFMGKIHRSFMGKIHRSFMGKIHRSFMGKIHRSFMGKIHRSFMGKIHRSFMGKIHRSFMRKIHRSFMGKIHRSFMGKIHRSFMGKIHRSFMGKIHRSFMGKIHRSFMGKIHRSFMGKIHRSFMGKIHHNFMGKIHRSFMRKIHRSFMGKIHRSFMGKIHRSFMGKIHRSFSARFSPCRFGTGQPLKVLPTLRVLLLMTNNSEQTLLLPPPARKRKSNFQSLFVTRTYVLPHKERGAPGAPSLAQGR, from the coding sequence ATGGGGCAGAAGGAAGATTTAAGTCTGCAAGTTCCAGCTGGCATCAGTATGGGGAAGATCCACCGTAGCTTCATGGGGAAGATCCACCGTAGCTTCATGGGGAAGATCCACCGTAGCTTCATGGGGAAGATCCACCGTAGCTTCATGGGGAAGATCCACCGTAGCTTCATGGGGAAGATCCACCGTAGCTTCATGGGGAAGATCCACCGTAGCTTCATGGGGAAGATCCACCGTAGCTTCATGGGGAAGATCCACCGTAGCTTCATGGGGAAGATCCACCGTAGCTTCATGAGAAAGATCCACCGTAGCTTCATGGGGAAGATCCACCGTAGCTTCATGGGGAAGATCCACCGTAGCTTCATGGGGAAGATCCACCGTAGCTTCATGGGGAAGATCCACCGTAGCTTCATGGGGAAGATCCACCGTAGCTTCATGGGGAAGATCCACCGTAGCTTCATGGGGAAGATCCACCGTAGCTTCATGGGGAAGATCCACCATAACTTCATGGGGAAGATCCATCGTAGCTTCATGAGGAAGATCCATCGTAGCTTCATGGGGAAGATCCACCGTAGCTTCATGGGGAAGATCCACCGTAGCTTCATGGGGAAGATCCACCGTAGCTTCAGCGCTCGGTTCTCCCCATGCAGGTTTGGGACTGGGCAACCCCTGAAGGTCCTTCCCACCCTGCGTGTCCTTTTGCTGATGACTAACAACAGCGAGCAAACACTGCTGCTCCCACCACCTgctaggaaaaggaaaagcaatttcCAATCATTATTTGTAACACGAACCTACGTTCTGCCGCACAAAGAGCGGGGTGCTCCGGGCGCCCCCTCGCTCGCGCAGGGACGCTGA